A stretch of DNA from Paenibacillus albus:
TTGAATTATATTGTGGAAGAATAGGCGGTCATATGAACGCATTTGACCCGTACTCGTATTTACAAGAATGTATTGGAATGCCAATCAATCGCGAGGATTTAAGAGCACGCAGAAAACAAAAATAAGACCGTTTAATCCAGCATATACATACACGTCCGGGTGTTATCAATTATCTGGAATCTGCGAAGAAGCTTGGGCTCAAGATTGGTCTTGCGTCCAGTGCACCGTTTAACTGGGTAATACCTAACTTAGAAGAATTAAATATTGTTAGCTATTTTGACTGTATCCGAACGCATGAAGATGTGGCTAAGGTGAAGCCTGATCCGGAGCTTTATATGAGTGTATTGGCGTATTTCGGCCTTTCCCCTCGTAAAGCGATCGCGTTCGAGGATTCACCGAATGGTGCAAAATCCGCAAGCCAAGCAAATCTTCATACTGTAATCGTACCAAATGAATTAACAAAGGATTTAACATTCGAACGCTACTCGATTCGTCTTCATTCGATGTTAGACATGGATTTGGAACAATTAATCGACTCAATAGAGCAATCGGGTAAGACATCGGAACAACATATCTCAAAATAGAAAGGAAAATTAATATAACCAAAACTATCCAGCTGATGAGTTCATCCAAAATATTATTGGTTAATGATAAAGAGAGCGCCAAACAGCATTATATGTCAGTGCTTGGGTTTGATGATGAAGGACACGGGATATTTGTCCGAGATGGAGTCAGTGTCATTTTACATGAGAACAAGTCCGAGGGAGCTGCGAGACCCAATTATCTCGTTGATAACTTTTCAGCTGATTTGTATTCAGCAGTTAAGAGAGTTGAATCGCTTTAC
This window harbors:
- a CDS encoding HAD-IA family hydrolase — translated: MHTRPGVINYLESAKKLGLKIGLASSAPFNWVIPNLEELNIVSYFDCIRTHEDVAKVKPDPELYMSVLAYFGLSPRKAIAFEDSPNGAKSASQANLHTVIVPNELTKDLTFERYSIRLHSMLDMDLEQLIDSIEQSGKTSEQHISK
- a CDS encoding HAD family hydrolase, whose translation is MIEAVIFDFDGLIRDTETFEFYSFQELFRDHGVELPFELYCGRIGGHMNAFDPYSYLQECIGMPINREDLRARRKQK
- a CDS encoding VOC family protein — translated: MSSSKILLVNDKESAKQHYMSVLGFDDEGHGIFVRDGVSVILHENKSEGAARPNYLVDNFSADLYSAVKRVESLYNEYVSKRANIVKELTLEATGMKEFAVKDVDGYILVFGEYVG